The genomic stretch ATTCTTTGGTCAATGTACAGACCTCAAAATACAGCTCGACCGTTGTTTCCGACAGGAAGTAAGTCTTAGTTATCTGAgtctttttatttcaaaaatagAAACTGATAATTGTTGTAGAGTCTTGTTAATTATTTTGGGGTAATAGTTTTGGAATTACTGCAACAGAAAGCTGTGAAGAGGAAGGCAAACTTTGAAGAGAGTAAAAAACTCAAGGAAAGGCTACAAACTTTGAGGAAGGA from Pyrus communis chromosome 7, drPyrComm1.1, whole genome shotgun sequence encodes the following:
- the LOC137740265 gene encoding uncharacterized protein — its product is MHPPLTLHKHPMCAQIIEEFQKCHVDHPIAKFFGQCTDLKIQLDRCFRQEKAVKRKANFEESKKLKERLQTLRKETAEITPESSVQA